A genomic region of Microlunatus sagamiharensis contains the following coding sequences:
- a CDS encoding GNAT family N-acetyltransferase — protein MPSPDPSYRLVPDVPQVVDYVRLRRESGLTPKTPEQAALALPGGWAAVHVVEEGTGETVGMARVIGDGGWYFHVVDMAVLPAHQRRGLGDRMLTHLLDLVRSSVPPGSYITLMADAPGRRLYERHGFRDPSPRTVGMSLLT, from the coding sequence GTGCCCTCCCCGGACCCGTCCTACCGCCTCGTCCCCGACGTCCCGCAGGTCGTCGACTACGTCCGCCTGCGCCGCGAGAGCGGCCTGACGCCCAAGACGCCCGAGCAGGCGGCGCTCGCCCTGCCCGGCGGGTGGGCTGCGGTGCACGTGGTCGAGGAGGGGACCGGGGAGACCGTCGGCATGGCCCGCGTCATCGGCGACGGCGGCTGGTACTTCCACGTCGTCGACATGGCCGTCCTACCTGCCCACCAGCGCCGCGGCCTCGGCGACCGGATGCTCACCCACCTGCTCGACCTCGTCCGATCATCGGTCCCGCCGGGCTCGTACATCACGCTCATGGCGGACGCCCCCGGACGGCGGCTCTACGAGCGGCACGGCTTCCGCGACCCCTCGCCCCGCACCGTCGGGATGTCGCTGCTGACCTGA
- a CDS encoding beta-class carbonic anhydrase, with translation MTTRDFQDLLAANAEYQKDFGLTGFDGIARAGVAMITCMDSRIEPLEMIGLNTGDAKIIRTPGGRLTPDALIGCVLGVHLLGVERILVVPHTRCAMASGEDADIVARVADETGEDLSDLTIGASTDQRARLIEDVDLLRTHPHVGERALVGGFLYDVDSGALEQVL, from the coding sequence GTGACCACACGTGACTTCCAGGACCTCCTCGCGGCGAACGCGGAGTACCAGAAGGACTTCGGCCTCACCGGCTTCGACGGCATCGCCCGGGCGGGCGTCGCCATGATCACCTGCATGGACTCGCGCATCGAGCCGCTGGAGATGATCGGGCTGAACACCGGCGACGCGAAGATCATCCGGACCCCGGGCGGGCGGCTGACGCCCGACGCGCTGATCGGCTGCGTGCTCGGTGTGCACCTGCTCGGGGTCGAGCGCATCCTCGTCGTCCCGCACACCCGCTGCGCCATGGCCAGCGGCGAGGACGCCGACATCGTCGCGCGCGTGGCGGACGAGACGGGCGAGGACCTCTCCGACCTCACGATCGGCGCCTCGACCGACCAGCGGGCGCGGCTGATCGAGGACGTCGACCTGCTGCGCACCCACCCCCACGTCGGCGAGCGGGCGCTCGTGGGCGGCTTCCTCTACGACGTCGACAGCGGGGCGCTCGAGCAGGTCCTCTGA
- a CDS encoding TetR/AcrR family transcriptional regulator has translation MSTATRLFYGEGIRAVGVERIIVEAPVTRATFYRHFPSKEDLVLAYLRGVDAQTVDTVQAAVAGARSPADGVRRIATAVEDDLTRPGFRGCAFLKAAAEYPDPQDPVRRLVLAHRDWYRGVLTGLFSDVFGDSPRRGRPEDAAQHFVMMRDGVMTGAHLDGVENARAAFRRGVEGVLTMLH, from the coding sequence GTGAGCACCGCCACCCGGCTGTTCTACGGCGAGGGCATCCGTGCCGTCGGCGTGGAGCGGATCATCGTCGAGGCGCCGGTGACCCGGGCGACGTTCTACCGGCACTTCCCCTCCAAGGAGGACCTCGTGCTGGCCTACCTGCGCGGGGTGGACGCCCAGACGGTCGACACCGTGCAGGCGGCCGTCGCGGGAGCCCGGTCGCCGGCCGACGGGGTGCGCCGGATCGCCACGGCCGTGGAGGACGACCTCACGCGGCCCGGCTTCCGGGGGTGCGCCTTCCTGAAGGCCGCCGCGGAGTACCCCGACCCGCAGGACCCGGTCCGCCGGCTGGTCCTGGCGCACCGGGACTGGTACCGCGGCGTGCTCACCGGGCTGTTCTCCGACGTCTTCGGGGACTCGCCCCGACGGGGCCGGCCGGAGGACGCCGCGCAGCACTTCGTGATGATGCGCGACGGCGTGATGACCGGCGCGCACCTCGACGGGGTCGAGAACGCCCGGGCGGCCTTCCGACGCGGGGTCGAGGGCGTGCTGACGATGCTCCACTGA
- a CDS encoding thiamine pyrophosphate-requiring protein translates to MNVSEHIVERLHAWGVGRVYGYAGDGIGGVLAALAPRHADTGPGHIDLVQVRHEETAAFAATADVKYGGNPIGCCVVTSGPGALHALNGVYDALLDRVPVVAVLGQTASSAIGTGYYQEVDLASVYKDVGRAYLQTITDASQVQHMVDRACRTALAERRPVVLIVPSDVQERDAVVDPPDAHGYVHTSTVPSSPPNGAAAADVARAAEVLNAGRKVALLVGAGALGHSGLVEQVADRLGAGAAKALLGKTVLDDRLPWVTGAIGLLGTTTSWHLMRHCDTLLIIGSKMPYSEYYPEPGQARAVQIDLDGAAMGLRYPTEVNLTGDAGATLEALLPLLEQHDDDWREEIAQHKRRWDDYSAERAAAKADPVNPEAVVRGISRRLASDAMVAVDCGTATSWYARDLDLGPSHLGSLAGLLLSMGGGMPYAIAAKMANPGRPLLAMIGDGAMQMNGINELITVKRYWERWGDPAFVVLVLNNRDLSYVSWETRGTLGAPPDPEIAFLPDVPYADWARLLGLDGARIERPDQVDEVLDAAFAADRPFVIDAVVDADVPLIPPHLTASQVLLTAKAEFSGDPAFFGIVAEGLRETVVSKAKAVLGKHGSKD, encoded by the coding sequence GTGAACGTCAGCGAGCACATCGTCGAGCGTCTGCACGCCTGGGGCGTGGGCCGGGTCTACGGCTACGCGGGGGACGGCATCGGGGGCGTGCTCGCCGCCCTGGCACCCCGCCACGCCGACACCGGTCCGGGCCACATCGACCTCGTGCAGGTGCGTCACGAGGAGACGGCGGCCTTCGCCGCGACGGCCGACGTCAAGTACGGCGGCAACCCGATCGGCTGCTGCGTGGTCACCAGCGGGCCCGGCGCGCTGCACGCGCTGAACGGCGTCTACGACGCGCTGCTCGACCGGGTCCCGGTCGTCGCGGTCCTCGGACAGACGGCGTCGAGCGCGATCGGCACCGGCTACTACCAGGAGGTCGACCTGGCCAGCGTCTACAAGGACGTGGGTCGCGCCTACCTGCAGACGATCACCGACGCCTCGCAGGTGCAGCACATGGTGGACCGCGCCTGCCGGACCGCGCTCGCCGAACGCCGCCCGGTGGTCCTCATCGTGCCCAGCGACGTCCAGGAGCGCGACGCCGTCGTCGACCCGCCGGACGCCCACGGCTACGTGCACACCAGCACGGTCCCGAGCAGCCCGCCGAACGGGGCGGCGGCCGCGGACGTGGCCCGCGCTGCGGAGGTGCTGAACGCCGGGCGCAAGGTCGCCCTGCTCGTCGGCGCGGGCGCACTCGGGCACTCGGGGCTCGTCGAGCAGGTCGCCGACCGCCTGGGTGCCGGGGCGGCCAAGGCGTTGCTGGGCAAGACCGTCCTCGACGACCGGCTGCCGTGGGTCACGGGGGCGATCGGGCTGCTCGGCACCACGACGAGCTGGCACCTGATGCGCCACTGCGACACCCTGCTGATCATCGGCTCGAAGATGCCGTACTCGGAGTACTACCCCGAGCCGGGGCAGGCCCGCGCCGTGCAGATCGACCTCGACGGCGCCGCCATGGGCCTGCGCTACCCGACCGAGGTGAACCTGACCGGCGACGCCGGCGCCACCCTCGAGGCGCTGCTGCCGCTGCTCGAGCAGCACGACGACGACTGGCGCGAGGAGATCGCGCAGCACAAGCGGCGTTGGGACGACTACTCGGCCGAGCGTGCGGCGGCGAAGGCCGACCCGGTCAACCCCGAGGCGGTCGTCCGCGGCATCTCGCGGCGGCTGGCGAGCGACGCGATGGTCGCCGTCGACTGCGGCACGGCGACGAGCTGGTACGCCCGCGACCTCGACCTCGGGCCGAGCCACCTGGGCAGCCTCGCCGGGCTGCTGCTGTCCATGGGCGGCGGCATGCCGTACGCGATCGCGGCCAAGATGGCCAACCCGGGGCGCCCGCTGCTCGCGATGATCGGCGACGGTGCGATGCAGATGAACGGCATCAACGAGCTGATCACGGTCAAGCGCTACTGGGAGCGCTGGGGCGACCCCGCGTTCGTCGTCCTCGTGCTCAACAACCGCGACCTGTCCTACGTCTCCTGGGAGACCCGCGGCACGCTCGGCGCCCCGCCGGACCCGGAGATCGCCTTCCTGCCCGACGTCCCCTACGCCGACTGGGCCAGGCTGCTGGGCCTCGACGGCGCGCGGATCGAGCGTCCCGACCAGGTCGACGAGGTGCTCGACGCCGCCTTCGCCGCCGACCGCCCGTTCGTCATCGACGCGGTGGTCGACGCCGACGTCCCGCTGATCCCGCCGCACCTGACCGCGAGCCAGGTGCTGCTGACGGCCAAGGCCGAGTTCAGCGGCGACCCGGCCTTCTTCGGCATCGTCGCCGAGGGCCTGCGTGAGACCGTGGTCAGCAAGGCGAAGGCCGTGCTGGGGAAGCACGGCTCGAAGGACTGA
- a CDS encoding lipid kinase — protein sequence MTPTTEQAALVVNTGSRRGAEAFEEAQRLLVGRGVDVAEAFPVTDPARLRETVEQAVERGRKLIVVGGGDGTFSSVVDVLAGTDVTLGVLPLGTANDLARTLELPLGLAAACETVATGKVVDIDVGRMGGTAFLNVASLGLSVEVANALSPVLKRRLGPLAYPVAAVPAYRRHRAFDVELTFPAGDHAPVRLDHLLQLAVGNGRFYGGGNAVSVQAGIDDHALDVYAIPHGRLRQHVNIARFFRSGGFVEHPEVLHLRTRAVDLATDHPVQVNVDGEVIATTPVSFTVSPNALDVIVPQGSTAARRDRDAR from the coding sequence ATGACGCCGACGACCGAGCAGGCCGCCCTCGTCGTGAACACCGGCTCCCGGCGGGGGGCCGAGGCCTTCGAGGAGGCCCAGCGGCTGCTCGTCGGTCGCGGCGTCGACGTCGCCGAGGCGTTCCCGGTCACCGACCCGGCGCGGCTGCGCGAGACCGTCGAGCAGGCGGTCGAGCGGGGCCGCAAGCTGATCGTGGTCGGCGGCGGTGACGGAACCTTCAGCAGCGTCGTCGACGTGCTCGCCGGCACCGACGTCACGCTCGGCGTGCTGCCGCTCGGCACGGCCAACGACCTCGCCCGCACCCTGGAGCTCCCGCTCGGCCTCGCCGCGGCCTGCGAGACCGTCGCGACGGGCAAGGTCGTCGACATCGACGTGGGCCGCATGGGCGGCACGGCGTTCCTGAACGTCGCCTCGCTCGGGCTGTCGGTCGAGGTCGCCAACGCCCTGAGCCCTGTCCTCAAGCGCCGGCTCGGGCCGCTCGCGTACCCGGTCGCAGCGGTGCCGGCCTACCGCCGCCACCGCGCCTTCGACGTCGAGCTGACCTTCCCCGCCGGCGACCACGCGCCCGTGCGCCTCGACCACCTGCTCCAGCTCGCCGTGGGCAACGGCCGCTTCTACGGCGGCGGCAACGCCGTGTCGGTGCAGGCCGGCATCGACGACCACGCCCTCGACGTGTACGCGATCCCGCACGGCCGTCTGCGCCAGCACGTGAACATCGCCCGCTTCTTCCGCTCCGGCGGCTTCGTGGAGCACCCCGAGGTGCTGCACCTGCGCACCCGCGCGGTCGACCTGGCCACCGACCACCCCGTGCAGGTCAACGTCGACGGCGAGGTGATCGCGACGACGCCGGTCTCCTTCACCGTCTCGCCGAACGCGCTCGACGTGATCGTCCCCCAGGGCTCGACCGCCGCCCGCCGCGACCGAGACGCGCGCTGA
- a CDS encoding flavin reductase family protein, which translates to MSDHFYRPSEGHRLAHDPFNAIVAPRPIGWIGTRATDGFRNLAPYSFFTALAYTPPLVGFSSNGYKDSVRNAEETGVFTWNLVTRELAERMNATSTTEQVDEFDRAGLAGLDCAEVDAPRVADAPVSFECRTAQVVRLLAADGTPSDNWWCTGEVVGVHIDPALIEDGVYRTELAEPVVRGGGPSAYYELGERFDITRPG; encoded by the coding sequence GTGAGCGACCACTTCTACCGGCCGTCCGAGGGTCACCGGCTGGCCCACGACCCGTTCAACGCGATCGTGGCCCCCCGCCCGATCGGCTGGATCGGCACGCGGGCGACCGACGGCTTCCGCAACCTCGCGCCGTACAGCTTCTTCACCGCGCTCGCGTACACCCCACCGCTCGTCGGGTTCAGCAGCAACGGCTACAAGGACAGCGTGCGCAACGCCGAGGAGACCGGCGTCTTCACCTGGAACCTCGTGACCCGCGAGCTCGCCGAGCGGATGAACGCGACGTCGACGACGGAGCAGGTGGACGAGTTCGACCGCGCCGGACTGGCCGGGCTCGACTGCGCCGAGGTCGACGCGCCCCGGGTGGCGGACGCGCCGGTCAGCTTCGAGTGTCGTACGGCGCAGGTGGTCCGCCTGCTGGCCGCCGACGGGACCCCGTCGGACAACTGGTGGTGCACCGGTGAGGTGGTCGGGGTCCACATCGACCCCGCCCTGATCGAGGACGGCGTCTACCGCACCGAGCTCGCCGAGCCCGTCGTGCGCGGCGGCGGCCCGAGCGCCTACTACGAGCTCGGCGAGCGGTTCGACATCACCCGGCCCGGCTGA
- a CDS encoding phospholipase D family protein: MPPDVDPAEWLIGKEERANPRTVLDDQHPGDEAWSHGNVVRPLIHGSAYFAHLVERVEAARPGDLVLFTDWRGDGDEQLLGTEGSDVLRVLGEADRRGVDVRGLIWRSHLDALSFSAHENRTLGIRLQEQGAEALLDMRVRTGGSHHQKLVVIRYQGRPADDVAYVGGIDLSHSRRDDARHEGDPQPQPMAPAYGPTPAWHDVQVVISGPAVHDVETVFRERWTDPTPLSQNPLFWLHDKLTRADLSPDPLPAQAPPPAPVEGGTHTVQLLRTYPNLRHGRDYPFARGGERSVARGYGKALRRARRLVSIEDQYLWSPDVARAIDEALRSSPDLRVLAVLPPVPDQASTLSRVPQDFARQETLELLEGAGGDRVAFYSLENHAGRPVYVHAKVCVMDDVWATVGSDNFNRRSWTHDSELSAVVVDEAGPEDEPGVSAYARRLRLTLAAEHLDREVGAARFPGDTGHLLATNRPVDADDADLLSTMGDCVDPHAMFDAYAASAARLDAWYDGGQVGPRPAGRLRRLRSPQLGRFTRLWAKPMTRLVHDPDGRPARLRRARKF, encoded by the coding sequence GTGCCCCCTGACGTCGACCCCGCCGAGTGGCTGATCGGCAAGGAGGAGCGCGCCAACCCGCGTACGGTCCTCGACGACCAGCACCCCGGTGACGAGGCCTGGTCGCACGGAAACGTCGTGCGGCCGCTCATCCACGGCAGCGCGTACTTCGCGCACCTCGTCGAGCGCGTCGAGGCGGCCCGCCCGGGCGACCTGGTGCTGTTCACCGACTGGCGCGGCGACGGCGACGAGCAGCTGCTGGGCACCGAGGGCAGCGACGTGCTGCGGGTCCTCGGCGAGGCCGACCGCCGCGGTGTCGACGTCCGCGGGCTGATCTGGCGCAGCCACCTCGACGCGCTGTCCTTCTCCGCCCACGAGAACCGCACCCTGGGCATCCGGCTCCAGGAGCAGGGCGCGGAGGCGCTGCTCGACATGCGCGTGCGCACCGGCGGCTCGCACCACCAGAAGCTCGTCGTCATCCGCTACCAGGGCCGGCCGGCCGACGACGTCGCGTACGTGGGCGGGATCGACCTCTCCCACAGCCGGCGTGACGACGCCCGCCACGAGGGCGACCCGCAACCCCAGCCGATGGCCCCGGCGTACGGGCCGACGCCGGCCTGGCACGACGTCCAGGTCGTCATCTCCGGCCCGGCCGTGCACGACGTCGAGACGGTGTTCCGCGAGCGGTGGACCGACCCGACGCCGCTCAGCCAGAACCCGCTCTTCTGGCTCCACGACAAGCTCACGCGGGCCGACCTCTCCCCCGACCCGCTGCCCGCGCAGGCACCGCCGCCCGCGCCGGTCGAGGGCGGGACGCACACCGTCCAGCTGCTGCGGACCTACCCCAACCTGCGCCACGGCCGCGACTACCCGTTCGCCCGCGGCGGCGAGCGCAGCGTGGCCCGTGGCTACGGCAAGGCCTTGCGCCGGGCCCGGCGCCTGGTGTCGATCGAGGACCAGTACCTGTGGTCCCCCGACGTCGCCCGCGCGATCGACGAGGCGCTGCGCTCCAGCCCGGACCTGCGGGTGCTCGCGGTGCTGCCGCCCGTGCCCGACCAGGCGTCGACGCTGTCGCGCGTCCCGCAGGACTTCGCCCGCCAGGAGACCCTCGAGCTGCTCGAAGGCGCCGGCGGCGACCGGGTCGCCTTCTACAGCCTCGAGAACCACGCCGGCCGGCCCGTCTACGTGCACGCCAAGGTCTGCGTCATGGACGACGTCTGGGCCACGGTCGGCTCCGACAACTTCAACCGCCGCAGCTGGACCCACGACTCCGAGCTCTCCGCGGTCGTCGTCGACGAGGCCGGGCCGGAGGACGAGCCGGGCGTGTCCGCGTACGCGCGCCGGCTGCGGCTGACGCTGGCCGCCGAGCACCTCGACCGCGAGGTCGGCGCCGCCCGGTTCCCCGGGGACACCGGGCACCTGCTGGCCACGAACCGGCCCGTCGACGCCGACGACGCGGACCTGCTGTCCACGATGGGCGACTGCGTGGACCCGCACGCCATGTTCGACGCATACGCCGCCTCGGCCGCCCGGCTCGACGCCTGGTACGACGGCGGCCAGGTCGGCCCGCGTCCTGCGGGGCGGCTGCGCCGGCTCCGGTCACCGCAGCTGGGACGGTTCACGCGGCTGTGGGCGAAGCCCATGACCCGCCTGGTGCACGACCCCGACGGGCGCCCGGCGCGGCTCCGTCGGGCCAGGAAGTTCTAG
- a CDS encoding DNA gyrase/topoisomerase IV subunit A, whose protein sequence is MARRTTTPSSPPADDFTERILDVDVSSEMQTSFLEYAYSVIYSRALPDARDGLKPVQRRILYGMEEMGIRPDRSHVKCARVVGQVMGQYHPHGDGAIYDALVRTAQPWSMRLTLVDGHGNFGSLDDGPAAMRYTECRMAPAALAMTADLDSDTVDFRPNYDGKDVEPVVLPAAFPNLLVNGASGIAVGMATNCAPHNLVEVVQALRHLIKHPKAGLDDLMRFIPGPDLPSGGKIIGLDGVRDAYATGRGSFRIRATARVEQVHPRRKGIVITELPYLVGPERVIEQIKTGVQSRKLQGIHDVKDLSDRAHGTRLVIEVKNGFNADALLEQLYKATKLEDSFGINAVALVDGQPRTLGLRELLDVYLQHRYDVTTRRTEFRRAKAQDRLHLVEGMLLAIVDIDDVIAIVRSSDDAAEAKTRLIEAFDLSDVQATYILDMPLRRLTRLSVIELESERDALRAEIAALSEILDNPERLRALVSDELAEVAKTHGTPRRTILLAAGGTAATAAAVPLEVADDPCWVLMSSAGLLARTPHAEPLASEGPRSNHDVVVARVLTTARADVGLLTSRGRCVRLNALDLPTVPATASAPNLQGGTHVSELVTLEPGERALGLSALRTDGPGLALGTAAGVVKRVAPEVLNRDAWEVIRLDDSDEVVGAVELTEEQAAAGPGGADLVFVTGDAQLLHFPASAVRPQGRGGGGMAGVRLAPKVSAVFFGVTDPSSEAGAAGSVVVTVAGSSSALPGTDAGTVKVTPLTEYPAKGRATGGVRCHRFLKGEDTLLLAWVGPPPAVAAAASGAPVELPAADGRRDGSGAPAGQPIVAVASRSAG, encoded by the coding sequence ATGGCCCGCCGCACGACCACCCCGTCCAGCCCTCCGGCCGACGACTTCACCGAGCGCATCCTCGACGTCGACGTCTCCTCGGAGATGCAGACGAGCTTCCTGGAGTACGCCTACTCGGTCATCTACAGCCGGGCGCTGCCGGACGCGAGGGACGGGCTCAAGCCGGTGCAGCGGCGGATCCTCTACGGGATGGAGGAGATGGGCATCCGGCCCGACCGCAGCCACGTCAAGTGCGCGCGCGTGGTCGGTCAGGTGATGGGTCAGTACCACCCGCACGGCGACGGCGCGATCTACGACGCCCTGGTGCGCACCGCGCAGCCGTGGTCGATGCGGCTGACCCTGGTCGACGGGCACGGCAACTTCGGCTCGCTCGACGACGGGCCGGCGGCGATGCGCTACACCGAGTGCCGGATGGCGCCCGCGGCGCTGGCCATGACGGCCGACCTCGACTCCGACACCGTCGACTTCCGCCCCAACTACGACGGCAAGGACGTCGAGCCGGTCGTGCTGCCGGCCGCCTTCCCGAACCTGCTCGTCAACGGCGCGTCGGGCATCGCGGTCGGCATGGCCACGAACTGCGCGCCGCACAACCTCGTCGAGGTGGTGCAGGCGCTGCGGCACCTGATCAAGCACCCCAAGGCGGGCCTCGACGACCTGATGCGGTTCATCCCGGGTCCTGATCTTCCCAGCGGCGGCAAGATCATCGGTCTCGACGGGGTGCGCGACGCGTACGCGACGGGTCGCGGTTCGTTCCGCATCCGCGCCACCGCGCGCGTCGAGCAGGTGCACCCGCGGCGCAAGGGCATCGTGATCACCGAGCTGCCCTACCTCGTCGGTCCCGAGCGCGTGATCGAGCAGATCAAGACCGGCGTGCAGTCGCGCAAGCTCCAGGGCATCCACGACGTCAAGGACCTCTCCGACCGCGCCCACGGCACCCGGCTGGTGATCGAGGTCAAGAACGGCTTCAACGCCGACGCGCTGCTCGAGCAGCTCTACAAGGCCACCAAGCTCGAGGACAGCTTCGGCATCAACGCCGTCGCCCTCGTCGACGGCCAGCCGCGCACGCTCGGGCTGCGCGAGCTGCTCGACGTCTACCTCCAGCACCGCTACGACGTCACGACCCGGCGCACCGAGTTCCGCCGGGCCAAGGCGCAGGACCGCCTGCACCTGGTCGAGGGGATGCTGCTCGCGATCGTCGACATCGACGACGTCATCGCCATCGTGCGCTCCAGCGACGACGCCGCCGAGGCGAAGACCCGCCTGATCGAGGCCTTCGACCTGTCCGACGTGCAGGCCACCTACATCCTCGACATGCCGCTGCGCCGCCTCACCCGCCTGAGCGTGATCGAGCTCGAGTCCGAGCGCGACGCCCTCCGCGCCGAGATCGCCGCGCTGAGCGAGATCCTCGACAACCCCGAGCGCCTGCGCGCCCTCGTCTCCGACGAGCTGGCCGAGGTCGCCAAGACCCACGGCACCCCGCGCCGCACCATCCTGCTCGCGGCCGGCGGCACCGCGGCGACGGCGGCGGCCGTCCCGCTCGAGGTCGCCGACGACCCCTGCTGGGTGCTGATGTCCTCGGCCGGGCTGCTGGCGCGGACGCCGCACGCCGAGCCGCTGGCGAGCGAGGGCCCGCGCAGCAACCACGACGTCGTCGTCGCGCGGGTGCTGACCACCGCCCGCGCCGACGTCGGCCTGCTGACCAGCCGCGGGCGCTGCGTCCGGCTCAACGCCCTCGACCTGCCCACCGTCCCGGCCACGGCCTCCGCGCCGAACCTGCAGGGCGGCACGCACGTCAGCGAGCTCGTCACGCTCGAGCCCGGCGAGCGGGCGCTCGGGCTGAGCGCGCTGCGCACCGACGGACCGGGCCTCGCGCTCGGGACCGCGGCCGGCGTGGTCAAGCGCGTCGCGCCCGAGGTCCTGAACCGCGACGCGTGGGAGGTCATCCGCCTCGACGACTCCGACGAGGTCGTCGGCGCGGTGGAGCTCACCGAGGAGCAGGCGGCCGCAGGACCTGGTGGGGCGGACCTGGTCTTCGTCACCGGCGACGCCCAGCTGCTGCACTTCCCGGCGAGCGCCGTGCGCCCGCAGGGCCGCGGCGGCGGCGGCATGGCCGGCGTCCGGCTGGCCCCCAAGGTCTCCGCCGTCTTCTTCGGCGTCACCGACCCGTCGAGCGAGGCCGGCGCGGCCGGCAGCGTCGTCGTGACCGTCGCCGGCAGCTCGTCGGCCCTGCCGGGCACCGACGCGGGGACGGTCAAGGTCACCCCGCTCACGGAGTACCCGGCCAAGGGCCGGGCGACCGGCGGGGTCCGCTGCCACCGCTTCCTCAAGGGCGAGGACACCCTCCTGCTCGCCTGGGTCGGCCCGCCGCCCGCCGTCGCCGCGGCGGCCAGCGGGGCGCCGGTGGAGCTGCCCGCCGCCGACGGCAGACGTGACGGTTCGGGGGCGCCCGCGGGCCAGCCGATCGTCGCCGTGGCGAGCCGGTCGGCGGGCTGA